A segment of the Nitrospinota bacterium genome:
AATCCATTCTTCCCTTGCCAGTTTTCCCGTTACCGTTTACTCTTTTCATGTGACCTCCTTGCTTTCCGTTGTTTTCGTTCAAAAACATGGTAGCAGGTGAGGTCATACCTTCGTTTCAACTAAGTTTAGGACACTTTCTTCAATTATTTGCAATACCTAATACATTGTGGAAGGGCGGATGCAAGCGTCCCGACAGGGTCACATTTCTTGAGGATCAAGTACCGTCAATCTTTCCTTTTTTGCGGCGGCAAGCAATTCCATGTCGGAAGCCGCAAAGACAATGGCGTTTCCCGTTGATTGCGAGAGGAATATGGCCGAAGCCAGATGGACCGCGTCGGCCCCGCGAAGGTTATGCCTGTTGATCGTCCTTTTTGTCAACGGCAATAGATGCGCGCCAAGAGGCATAACGGCCATTCTCTTCCAGTCGGCCTCAAGGCTTTTGACAGCCTCTTTTAGCGCGTTGGCCGCCAAATCACCCGCTTTTTTCCTCCGGGTCAGCGCGGCCAGGGCTTCCGCATACGCCAAAATGGAGACCGCCAATTCCTCGCCGGAGCCAAATATGCTTTCAACCGAATCGGAGCCAGGTTCATCAATATATCTTTTCACAAGGGCGCTGGTGTCCAGAAATATCATCGGCGATCCTCGATCACCGTTTGGGAAAGCGGCCCGCCCTTGATTTTGTGCCTTTTGACACGCGGGTATCCGCCTTTCACCGATGGGAGGGATATAAGGCCGGACTCCGCCATTATCGCCAGACGCTCATGGACCGATTCTTCCCCTTTGTCCCGCTTCAATGAGCCGACAACGGCCACGGGCTTCCCCCGGTCCGTCACAATAACTTTGCCCCCCTGCCTGGCTATCGCCAGATAATGAGTCAGTTTGTCCTTCAGTTCTTTTACCCCGACGGACACGCCGATTGCGCGTTGCATTCCAGCCTCCGTATCTTGTGGCCATTATGGCCACATTCTATCACCCCGGCGGGCGCAGCGCATCCCGTTATTCACGTTCAATCCCCGGCGCGGCCCAGCGTCAGCTCCATGAAATCGCTTATCGAGCGGAGTCTTTCGCGCCAGTCGGCTCCCTCAAGGGCGTATTCGGCGCCGTTCTCGGATGTGAAGCGCAGTTTGCGCCCGGTCTTGCGGGCGGCGGCCACGATCTCGTCTGGCCGTATCTTCGTGGACTGGTCGAAGATCATGTAAAGTTTTTCGCGGACGATGTCCAGCTTGATTATCTTCAGCCTCCCGCACAGAATCCTGATACTGCTCGCCGCAAGGAGTTTTTCGACATCCTCCGGTATGGGGCCGAACCTGTCATTTAGCTCGGCATCAAGATCGGCCAGCCCTTCCATCGAGGTGACGGCGTAGAACCGGTTATACAGGTCCATCCTGTCGGCCAGCGACGGG
Coding sequences within it:
- a CDS encoding type II toxin-antitoxin system VapC family toxin, yielding MIFLDTSALVKRYIDEPGSDSVESIFGSGEELAVSILAYAEALAALTRRKKAGDLAANALKEAVKSLEADWKRMAVMPLGAHLLPLTKRTINRHNLRGADAVHLASAIFLSQSTGNAIVFAASDMELLAAAKKERLTVLDPQEM
- a CDS encoding type II toxin-antitoxin system prevent-host-death family antitoxin codes for the protein MQRAIGVSVGVKELKDKLTHYLAIARQGGKVIVTDRGKPVAVVGSLKRDKGEESVHERLAIMAESGLISLPSVKGGYPRVKRHKIKGGPLSQTVIEDRR